The genomic DNA CAGCAGGGAGGGTGGGCCATGATACCGCTTGTCCTGACCTCCCTCGCCATGCTAACCCTCGCCATTCATTGCTTTCGAGAAACGAGGGCTTCGAACTTCGGCCTCAACCAAAACGTATCCGACATTTCGCTACTTCTAAGAGAAGGGGATGTTTCCAAGGCGATCGAGGAACTCTCCAACGAAGCCACCACACTGGGACGATCCCTACGCTGCGGCCTAGCCAAGCTCGACCCGAGGACGGGACAAGGCGAGATCCGCTCCGTGGAAGAGGAGATCGCTACCACGATCGAGCTGGAGGAAAACGCCATTTCCCAGTGGATACACTACCTCGCCGTGATCGCCAGCGTGGCCCCCATGATCGGCTTGCTGGGCACGGTCAGCGGCATGATCGGCGGCTTTCAAACCATGGCTAGCGGTGGCATGGGACGGCCAGAGCTCTTCGCTGGCGATATCGGCGAAGCCCTTATCACCACCGCCACCGGTCTTTGCATCGGCATCCCCGCCATGGTCGCTCACTCCTACTTCAACAACCGGCTCAACACCTTGGTGGTCGAGACATCGCGACGGGCCAGCGCCGTCACCGAAGCCTTGGCCAATTCCCTCCGCCAGCCAGAACGGGTTTCGCAAACCTAGACTTGCCCCTACGCCCTCGCCCGCTGCACAGTCTGCCCCCATGCGCATTTCCGGAGGCAAAGCTCGCGGCGTCACGCTCCGCGTCGACAAGAAGGCGGTCCATCGTCCCGCCATGGACAAGCTGCGCCAAGGCATCTTCTCCAGCATTGGACCTCTGGTGGACGGCGCCCGCGTGTGCGATCTCTTCGCCGGCACCGGCTCCTACGGTCTCGAAGCCCTCAGCCGCGGAGCAAGCCATTGCACCTTTGTGGAACTCAATCGCCGCGCCACCAGCATGATTTCCCAGAACATTTCCATCGTGGCAAAAAGCATGCAGGAAAAACTGGATACGCGCATCGTCATCGGCGACGTCACGAAATTCGCCAATCCCGACGCTCCCACCCCCTTCGATTTTATCTTCGTCGACCCGCCATACGAGGCGATGGAAAGCCTCACGCCAAAACTCTTTCCAATCTTCGACCAGCTCCTGGCGGAAGACGGGCTAGTGATTTTCGAATGCCCCGGCCGCTTCGAACCCGCCGCCCCTGGTTGGCGTCCGCGCAAGCGCCTCGGCAAAGGCCTCGACCAGCCTACCGCCTGCCTGCTCCTACGCGACAGGTAGGGAGCGACCGCCGCGTCGCTCCTCCCCCAATCTCCTCCCGCCCCCACCCAAAAAAAATACCTCCCGCTCTCAATTCTAACTTTTCGCTACAACGTTGTAGCAAAAACTAAGATGCCGCCGTCGCAGGTGGTTCGCGGGAGGTTGTCAGAATCGCTTCGCTGGCCCTGCCATCTTCGATTGACCTTCGCCCGGCTCTGCGCCATTTTTCCAATGCCCTCACCTGCGTGCGCCACCCCGAATCGCGGTCACGTCTCTTACCCCAAGAAATCCCATCAATCGAAGCGACGCAGTGACGTCGCCACCTCAACTGGACCCCTCAAGACTCGAGAAAGACGCCCATGACCTACCCCCCAGAGCATATCAGAAACTTCGCCATCGTCGGGCACCAGAGCTCCGGCAAGACCACCCTCTCCGAAGCCATGTTGGCCTGCGCCGGAGTGATCAACCGCATGGGGCTGGTGGAGGCGGGCAACACCGTCTCCGACTACCACGCCACGGAAAAGGAACGCCAGATCTCCGTGCACGCCTCCTTGCTCCACTGCGCCTGGATGAACCGCAAGTTCAACATCATCGACACCCCGGGCTACCTCGACTTCATCAGCGAGGGCCTCGGCGCCTTGCGAGTGGGAGATTTCGCCATGGTAGTGGTCAACGCCACTTCCGACCCCGAAATCGGCACCGATCAGGTCTGGGAATACGCCAACCGTTTCGGACTGCCAAAGCTCATCGTGGTCAACGGCATCGACAAGGAAAACGTGGACTTCGATCAAGTGCTCGCCGACCTGCGCAGCCATTTCGGCAAAAAGGTCTTCCCCATGACCCTGCCCATCGATACGGGCCCCGGCTGCTGTCGCATCCTCGATGTGATGCGCTCCGAAGAGGTCGACTACGCTCGCGACGGCTCGGGCACCTATACCGAAACCGCCGCCGACGGGGCTTGGAAACAGCGGGTGCGGGTGCTGCACTCCGAGCTCATCGAACTGGTAGCGGAGGCGGACGATAGCCTCCTGGAAGACTTCTTCGAACAAGGCGACCTCACCGAAGACCAACTGCGCAGCGGCGTACACGCCGCCATCCAAGCCCAGACCTTCATTCCTGTTTTCGCGACCTCGGCCCTTAAAAACGTCGGGGTCGCTCGCTTGATGGACCTCGTAGCCAAATACGGCAGCTCGCCGGTGGACCGTCGCGAAGTGCCCGCCACCGACGAAGAAGGACACAAGGGCTCCATCGCCTTGGGCGACTCGTCGCCGGCTTGCTACATCTGGAAAACCATCAGCGAACCGCACGTGGGCGAGCTCTCCTTCTGCCGCATGTACTCCGGCTCCATCCATCCGAATATGGAGCTCTACAATCCGCATCGCGACGTCACCGAAAAGATCGGCCAGATCTTCACCCTGCAAGGCCACACCCGCGAAGGGATCGATGAAATCGGACCCGGCGACATCGGAGTGATGGCCAAACTGCGCGACACCCACACCGGCAACACTCTCACCAGCCCGGATCGCAAGGTTCGATTGCCACGAGTCGACTATCCGAAGCCCAATATTCACGGCACCATGGTAGCCCTGCATCAAGGCGACGAAGATAAACTCGCCGCCGGACTCACCACCTTGCACGAAGAGGACCCGACATTTCTTTTTGGATACAACAACGAGACCAAGGAGCTCGTGGTCAGCGGCCAAGGCGAACTGCACCTCGAAGTCATCAAGTCCCGCCTCTCTCGCCGCTTCAACGTGGAGGTCGACATCGTCGAGCCGCGCATCGCCTTTCGCGAAACCATCCAGATGCCCGCGGATTCGAAGTATCGCCACAAGAAGCAAAGCGGCGGCGCCGGGCAGTTCGCCGAAGTCTGGATGCGCATCCGCCCTGGCGAACGCGACAGCGGCATCGATTTTCAACAGAGTCTGGTCGGCACAAACGTGGATCGCGTCTTCGTGCCCTCGGTGGAAAAAGGCGTCAAGGCGGCCTGCGAGGAGGGCATATACGGCGGCTACCACATCACCGACCTGGCCATCGACTTCTACGACGGCAAGATGCACAGCGTCGACTCCAAGGACATCGCCTTTCAGATCGCTGGCAAAGAAGCTTTCCGAGAGGCGTTCATGGCAGCTCGGCCTTGCTTGCTTGAGCCGTTGCTCAGTGTGGAAATCACCGTGCCGGAGCAATTTCTCGGCGACGTCATGAGCGACCTATCCGCCCGCCGCGGACACATCCATGGCATCGAAGGGGAAACCAAATACCGCACCATCAAAGCGGAAGTCCCCCAGATGGAGATGTACCGCTACGCCACCACCCTGCGCTCCCTCACCGGCGGGGTGGGTCTGCACAACGAAACGTTCTCCCGCTACGAACTGCTGCCCCCGCAACTGGAAAGCCGCGTCCTAAAAAGCGAAAAACTCGCCCACAGCCACTAAAGGTGGGACGCGGCCTCCGGACGCGTTCAGTCCTTGCTCTCTCTAGCTGCGCAAATTCTTGCCCGACCTGAGCAGCCCCCAAGCCATCGCGAACGACAAGCCCAGAAACACCCCGCTGACCGCCAAGCTGCTGGCCAGGCTTACGTCGCTGACGCCTGTCATGCCATAGCGGATACCATTGACCATGTAGAGAAACGGATTGAACAAGGCTACCTCGTGCCACGGCTCCGGCAGCAGGGTGATGGAATAGAAGACGCCCCCCAGAAAGGTAAATGGCACCACCACGAAATTGGGCACGAAGTTGACGTGCTCGAATTCCCGAGCCACCACCGCGGTTCCCAGCCCAAACAAGCTGAACGCAGCAGAGACCAGCGCCATGAATCCCACGGTCAAAACTGGATTGTACATCGTCTGGGCCCCAAACCCAGCCGCGATCGCCCAGATGATGCAGGAAGTCATCAAACCGCGCACCAGTGAGGCCGCGGTGTAGGCGGTCATGATCTGGATGTTCGACAAGGGAGACGCCAAAATGTCCACCACCGAACCGTGCACCTTGGTCAGGAAGAAGGAAAACGCGGAGTTGATAAACGAGTTGTTGATCAGCGACATCATGATCAGCCCCGGGGTGAGAAAATCCATGTACGCCACCCCACCCATCTCATCGAGCCGGCTCCCCAAGGAAAAGCCGAATACCAGAAAATAGAGCATGGTAGTGATCACCGGGCTGACCACGCTCTGGCCAGCGATCACCATAAAGCGCTTGATCTCGCGACGAAAGAGAATCCACGCATTGTACCACCCCGACGATGCCCGGGCTTCCGTAGCGGAACGCTGGATACGCTTAAGCGCCTTGTCTCGATTGATCATCGTCCAGCCTCCTTCTTGCCGTTTTTCAGCAAATCCTTGAAGATATCTTCCAAGGAGCTTCTGCCCGCTTGCACATCCACCACCAGCAAGCCGCGCGCTCGACCGAAATCCACCAGCCTGCCGACAAGGTGCTCCTCCGAACCATCGTTTTCGCTCGGTTCGTAGTCGATGCGAAACCGATGCCCGTCCTCTTGCGTGACTCGTCCGAGATTCGCTGCGAGCATCGTATCCAAAGAAACAGGACCCGAGAAGGAAACCCGCACCCAGCGACGCCCGAGCTCCGAGAGCAACTCCTCGCGCGGCTGCACGCGCAACAGTTTCCCTTGATCGATGATGCCGATGCGGTCCGCGAGCTGTTCCGCCTCTTCCAGATAGTGCGTGGTGAGCACGATGGTCACACCGTCCTCCTTGAGCTTCGAAACGTTTTCCCAGAGTTCCTCCCGCAACTCCACATCCACGCCTGCGGTAGGCTCGTCGAGAAACAGCACCGCCGGATCGTGCATCAGGGCCTTGCAAACCATCAAACGCCGTTTCATGCCGCCGGAAAGGCGACGCGTGTTGGTATCCGCTTTTTCATGCAAGGCGAAGCTGCGCAACATCTGTTCAATCTTCTTTTTATCCGGGCGCTGGCCGTAGTAGCCGGATTGGTAGAACAAGGCCTCGCGGGCTGAAAAGAAGCCGTCGAAATTCAACTCCTGCGGCACCAGACCAACCAGACGCCGCGTAATGCGAAAGTCACTACGCACGTCGTAGCCGCCTACTTCGATGCGTCCCTCGAAGTCCTGGATCAGTCCTGAGGCGCAGCCGATGGCGGTGGTTTTCCCTGCTCCATTCGGTCCCAGCAGGGCGAAGATCTCCCCTGGCTCCACCGTCAAATCGACGTCCTTCAAAGCCAGAAAGTCGCCATATCGCTTGTTCACTCCCACAAACCGCAACGCCGCGGTTGCCACACTGCTCTCCTCCATATCGACCAGCTTGCCGCTCAAGACTTCTCGATCAAGCGCGAAGCCGACCTCCCTGCGTCCGAACACGAAAAAGCCGCAGCGTTCGAAACGCCGCGGCTTGAAATTTTCTTCAGGTGGCGCGAGACGTCCTCGGCTCGCGCGTCCCACCATTCACCCGATCTTAGTGCGAAGTGTCCTGCACCTTGCCCTTGGGCTGGCCGATCTCCGCGAGCAGTTCGTTGAACCAGTCCTGGTTGGTGTCGAAAGGCTTGCCGCCGGCCACGCGATCGAATTCGCAAGCCCGTAGGATGTCGCGGTTGTTTTCGTCGTGACCGATCACGCCGCTTTCACCGTCAAACGCAGCCTCAACAGCCTTGTCGACGCAGCTCTTGATCAGGTTCAAGTCCTTGACGTTGGCCGCTGCAGCGCGCGAGTAGTAGCCGCTCTTCTGAACGAGTACCTTCTCCGCTCCGATCAGTTCCTTGAACTGCTTGGCGAAGTACTGGCCTGGGTTGATGAAGTCGAGCTGCACGTGACCGAAGGCGTCGCGGATGATTTCTTCGCCCGCCGCTTCCTTCTTGGCTACGATGTCAGCCACGCCAGCGCCCTCGGAGAGGAAGATGTTGACCGCGTCGTGCTCGTCGAGCTGCTTGCGCAAACGATCGGCTTCCGCTTCCAGGTCAATGCTGAGCTCCGGCACGTAGACCGCGTGCACGTCGTGACGCTCGCGGGAGAGGCCGATTTCCGGCACCCAGTACCGGCACTTCTGGCGCTTGTGGTACTCGTAAGCGGTGTAGGCCGCGAGCCAGCCGCAGTGGCGGCCCATCACTTCGTGGATGATCAGCATGCGCGGGCTGCTGTTGTGCTCGGCCACCACGTTTTCAAAATAGTTCGCCCCATGCTCGGCCGCGGTGTAGGCGCCCAGGGACTGCTTGATCGGGTAGACGTCGTTGTCGATAGTCTTGGGCAGACCGATGACGCGCAAGGCGTAGTCGTTCTTGGCCAAATAAGCCGCCAGGTCCGCCGCCGCAGTGTTGGTGTCGTCGCCACCGATGGTGTGGAGAACGTCCACGCCATCCTTGACCAGCTGGTCGGCTGCTACCTTCTGAGGGTCTTCGCCTTCCTTGACCAGGCCGCGCTTCACGCAGTCCTTGACGTTGGTCAGCTTGACGCGGCTGTTGCCGATGGGGCTGCCGCCAAACAGGTGCAAGTTGCCCGCATTTTTGCGCACTTCCGGGGTCACTTCGTAGCTCAAGCCTTTCAGCAGCCCGTAGTAGCCGTTCTTGTAGCAGATAATCTCCACGTCCGGATCGATTTCCGTGTAACGCTGGATCAAACCACCAATTG from Pelagicoccus sp. SDUM812003 includes the following:
- a CDS encoding MotA/TolQ/ExbB proton channel family protein, which codes for MKPKRAVTLVSVFIIPYTQAAQGDDSSLWAMIQQGGWAMIPLVLTSLAMLTLAIHCFRETRASNFGLNQNVSDISLLLREGDVSKAIEELSNEATTLGRSLRCGLAKLDPRTGQGEIRSVEEEIATTIELEENAISQWIHYLAVIASVAPMIGLLGTVSGMIGGFQTMASGGMGRPELFAGDIGEALITTATGLCIGIPAMVAHSYFNNRLNTLVVETSRRASAVTEALANSLRQPERVSQT
- a CDS encoding RsmD family RNA methyltransferase is translated as MRISGGKARGVTLRVDKKAVHRPAMDKLRQGIFSSIGPLVDGARVCDLFAGTGSYGLEALSRGASHCTFVELNRRATSMISQNISIVAKSMQEKLDTRIVIGDVTKFANPDAPTPFDFIFVDPPYEAMESLTPKLFPIFDQLLAEDGLVIFECPGRFEPAAPGWRPRKRLGKGLDQPTACLLLRDR
- a CDS encoding elongation factor G, yielding MTYPPEHIRNFAIVGHQSSGKTTLSEAMLACAGVINRMGLVEAGNTVSDYHATEKERQISVHASLLHCAWMNRKFNIIDTPGYLDFISEGLGALRVGDFAMVVVNATSDPEIGTDQVWEYANRFGLPKLIVVNGIDKENVDFDQVLADLRSHFGKKVFPMTLPIDTGPGCCRILDVMRSEEVDYARDGSGTYTETAADGAWKQRVRVLHSELIELVAEADDSLLEDFFEQGDLTEDQLRSGVHAAIQAQTFIPVFATSALKNVGVARLMDLVAKYGSSPVDRREVPATDEEGHKGSIALGDSSPACYIWKTISEPHVGELSFCRMYSGSIHPNMELYNPHRDVTEKIGQIFTLQGHTREGIDEIGPGDIGVMAKLRDTHTGNTLTSPDRKVRLPRVDYPKPNIHGTMVALHQGDEDKLAAGLTTLHEEDPTFLFGYNNETKELVVSGQGELHLEVIKSRLSRRFNVEVDIVEPRIAFRETIQMPADSKYRHKKQSGGAGQFAEVWMRIRPGERDSGIDFQQSLVGTNVDRVFVPSVEKGVKAACEEGIYGGYHITDLAIDFYDGKMHSVDSKDIAFQIAGKEAFREAFMAARPCLLEPLLSVEITVPEQFLGDVMSDLSARRGHIHGIEGETKYRTIKAEVPQMEMYRYATTLRSLTGGVGLHNETFSRYELLPPQLESRVLKSEKLAHSH
- a CDS encoding ABC transporter permease codes for the protein MINRDKALKRIQRSATEARASSGWYNAWILFRREIKRFMVIAGQSVVSPVITTMLYFLVFGFSLGSRLDEMGGVAYMDFLTPGLIMMSLINNSFINSAFSFFLTKVHGSVVDILASPLSNIQIMTAYTAASLVRGLMTSCIIWAIAAGFGAQTMYNPVLTVGFMALVSAAFSLFGLGTAVVAREFEHVNFVPNFVVVPFTFLGGVFYSITLLPEPWHEVALFNPFLYMVNGIRYGMTGVSDVSLASSLAVSGVFLGLSFAMAWGLLRSGKNLRS
- a CDS encoding ABC transporter ATP-binding protein; this translates as MVGRASRGRLAPPEENFKPRRFERCGFFVFGRREVGFALDREVLSGKLVDMEESSVATAALRFVGVNKRYGDFLALKDVDLTVEPGEIFALLGPNGAGKTTAIGCASGLIQDFEGRIEVGGYDVRSDFRITRRLVGLVPQELNFDGFFSAREALFYQSGYYGQRPDKKKIEQMLRSFALHEKADTNTRRLSGGMKRRLMVCKALMHDPAVLFLDEPTAGVDVELREELWENVSKLKEDGVTIVLTTHYLEEAEQLADRIGIIDQGKLLRVQPREELLSELGRRWVRVSFSGPVSLDTMLAANLGRVTQEDGHRFRIDYEPSENDGSEEHLVGRLVDFGRARGLLVVDVQAGRSSLEDIFKDLLKNGKKEAGR
- a CDS encoding pyrophosphate--fructose-6-phosphate 1-phosphotransferase; protein product: MKVKKVGILTAGGLAPCLSSAIGGLIQRYTEIDPDVEIICYKNGYYGLLKGLSYEVTPEVRKNAGNLHLFGGSPIGNSRVKLTNVKDCVKRGLVKEGEDPQKVAADQLVKDGVDVLHTIGGDDTNTAAADLAAYLAKNDYALRVIGLPKTIDNDVYPIKQSLGAYTAAEHGANYFENVVAEHNSSPRMLIIHEVMGRHCGWLAAYTAYEYHKRQKCRYWVPEIGLSRERHDVHAVYVPELSIDLEAEADRLRKQLDEHDAVNIFLSEGAGVADIVAKKEAAGEEIIRDAFGHVQLDFINPGQYFAKQFKELIGAEKVLVQKSGYYSRAAAANVKDLNLIKSCVDKAVEAAFDGESGVIGHDENNRDILRACEFDRVAGGKPFDTNQDWFNELLAEIGQPKGKVQDTSH